From the genome of Streptomyces xanthophaeus:
CGCCGTTGTCCTGGCCGCCGTTGTCCTGCCCGCCGTTGACCGGGCCTCCGTTGTCCTGGCCGCCCTGGTTCTGGCCTCCGTTGTTCTGTCCGCCCTGGGTACGGCCGCCCGTCGAGTTCGACGGGGAGGGCCGGGTGGGGCGTTCGGAGGCGCTGGGCGTGGGTTCGCCGGGGGTTTCCTGTGGCGGGTTGGATTCCGGGCTGGGCGGCGGCGGGGGCTGGGCTGCGCCGGGCTGGAGTTCCAGGTCGAAGTCGACGGGGTCGGTGCCTTCCAGGGCGGTCTTGGTGTAGGCGGCCCAGATCCGGGCGGGGTAGCCGCCGCCGCCGATGCGGGCCTCGCCGAGGGCGCCGTAGAGGGATTCCAGGGTTCCGGTGTCCGGGTCCTGGCCCATCATCGAGATCACGGTGACCAGGTCCGGGGTGTAGGCCGCGAACCAGGCCGAGCGGTCGAGTTCGCCGGTGCCGGTCTTGCCCGCGGCGGGGTGGCCGGCGGCGAGGGCGGCCGTGCCGGTGCCGTTGTCCACGACGCTGGCCAGCATGGACGTGGTGGTGTCGGCGGCTTCGCGGCTGATGGCCTGGGTGGGGGTGCGCTGGGGGAGGGCGATGGTGTCGCCGCCCTTGGTGATCTTCTCCAGGAAGGTGTAGGGGGTGCGGCGGCCGTGGTCGGCGAGGGTGGCGTAGGCCTGGGTCATGTCCAGGACGCTGGCCTGCAGGGTGCCGAGGGCCATGGCCGGGCCGGGTACGAAGTTGGGGGTGTTCTCGGGGATGCCGAGGTCGATGGCGGTCTTCTTGACCTTGCCGGTGCCGACGTCGACCGCCATCTGTGCGTAGACGGCGTTGACGGAGAGGTCGGTGGCGGTGTTGACGGTGATGTTCCCGTAGGAGACCTGGCCCTCGTTCTCGGGGGCGAAGCGGATGCGGCCGCCGACGACCGGGCGTTTGTTGTCGCCGTTGTAGATCGTGTTCGGGGTGATCCGGCGGCCGTCCTGGGTGCGGGAGTCGTTCTCGACGGCGGCGGCGAAGACGAAGGGCTTGAAGGTGGAGGCGACCTGGTAGTCGTGGCGGGTCGCGTTGTTCACGTACTGCTTGGTGTAGTCGATGCCGCCGTACATGGCGAGGACCTTGCCGGTGGCCGGGTCGATGGAGACGCCGCCGGTCCGGACCAGCCGGTCGGCCTTGCGCTTGTCGGGTTGGAGTTTGTCGGCCATCTGGCCGTTGACGGCGTCGACGAGGGCGTTCTGGCGGCGTTTGTCGATGGTGGTGGTGATGCGGTAGCCGCCTTCGGCGAGGGTTTTGTCGTCGAGGATGCCGTTGTCGACGATGTAGTCCTTGATCGCTTCGACGAGGTAGCCGCGCTGGCCGGACAGGCCGGCGGCGGCGCGGACCTTGCCCGGTTCGGGGAACGTTGTCGTCGCGCGTTCGGCGGCGGGCAGCCATTCCTTCTTGACCATGCCGTCGAGTACGTAGTTCCAGCGGGCGAGGGCGCGGGGGCGGCTCTGGGGGTGGGCGACGACGTCGAAGGCGCTGGGGGAGTTGAGGAGGGTGGCGAGGTAGGCGCCTTCGGCGGTGGCGAGTTTGCCTACGTCCTTGCCGTAGTAGGCCTGGGCGGCGGCCTGGATGCCGTAGGCGTTGCGGCCGAAGTAGCTTGTGTTCAGGTAGCCCTCAAGAATGTAGTTCTTCGACTTCTCCCGAC
Proteins encoded in this window:
- a CDS encoding transglycosylase domain-containing protein: MSDQSPPPGWTPRDPDTPPDVPQPRAEPSAPEQAQQAPHRDGPGKKARRTRTGRRRFLPTWRMVLGAVLLLALLIGGALVAGYLLVDIPPANAAATAQSNVYLYSDGSQIARDGEVNRVNVPLSQIPRSVQEAVLAAEDRDFYSERAVDPKAMLRAAWNTATGKGTQSGSTITQQYVKNYYLGQEQTIKRKVKEFFIAIKLGREKSKNYILEGYLNTSYFGRNAYGIQAAAQAYYGKDVGKLATAEGAYLATLLNSPSAFDVVAHPQSRPRALARWNYVLDGMVKKEWLPAAERATTTFPEPGKVRAAAGLSGQRGYLVEAIKDYIVDNGILDDKTLAEGGYRITTTIDKRRQNALVDAVNGQMADKLQPDKRKADRLVRTGGVSIDPATGKVLAMYGGIDYTKQYVNNATRHDYQVASTFKPFVFAAAVENDSRTQDGRRITPNTIYNGDNKRPVVGGRIRFAPENEGQVSYGNITVNTATDLSVNAVYAQMAVDVGTGKVKKTAIDLGIPENTPNFVPGPAMALGTLQASVLDMTQAYATLADHGRRTPYTFLEKITKGGDTIALPQRTPTQAISREAADTTTSMLASVVDNGTGTAALAAGHPAAGKTGTGELDRSAWFAAYTPDLVTVISMMGQDPDTGTLESLYGALGEARIGGGGYPARIWAAYTKTALEGTDPVDFDLELQPGAAQPPPPPSPESNPPQETPGEPTPSASERPTRPSPSNSTGGRTQGGQNNGGQNQGGQDNGGPVNGGQDNGGQDNGGTTQGGNQGGTTQGTQGSTQGNTQGSAQGSDGGPAEGLRPPSAFLE